Sequence from the Rutidosis leptorrhynchoides isolate AG116_Rl617_1_P2 chromosome 3, CSIRO_AGI_Rlap_v1, whole genome shotgun sequence genome:
attattattattattattattattattattattattattattattattattattattattattattaataagattattattaatcttattatttttattattagtgttattatttttgcgatacaaaaataataatgtacataaaatattacgacggagtgctgtccaagtaattttcaaaacgtgtttccaagcgagctagagctaaggaaaatatgggttattgccaaggaaattatgggtaatgttcgagggtatttttgtgaatcaaacctcgtgtttatcatctccgatgcgtctacgtgcttttctacaatattgtatatcaatattaaacagtgagtttcataagatcccttttactctctacatttttgggctgagaatacatgcaaatgctttattaaccgatatacaatatttatatgcgtgagtttcataagatcccttttactctctacattttttggctgagaatacatgcaagtgctttattaaccgatatacaatatttatatgcgtgagtttcataagatcccttttactctctacatttttgggctgagaatacatgcaaatgctttattaaccgatatacaatatttatatgcgtgagtttcataagatcccttttactctctacatttttgggctgagaatacatgcaaatgctttattaaccgatatacaatctttatatgcgtgagtttcataagatcccttttactctctacatttttgggctgagaatacatgcaaatgctttattaaccgatatacaatatttatatgcgtgagtttcataagattccttttactctctacatttttgggttgagaatacatgcaatttattttaaacgcaatggatacaagtacatacttaattctacactgagtttgaaccgaaaatcccttagctttggtaactagtagctgccagtacataggatatggactggtgggcgcgaataacagtatatggatccatagggcttgacatccccgtccgagctagagcgctagccttttaacggacgtgtgttatttgagtttaggacacgttggtttgcgtgtattaaaacgaatggggtatttatcattataacgttaaagcttagttaccagggtgctctgttatgtagaatctattgataaacgtttctggatgaaacaactgaaatcttgtgatccacctttatatacagattatgagcaacattaaaactatgaactcaccaacctttgtgttgacacttgttagcatgtttattctcaggtttcctagaagtcttccgctgtttgcttagatgttaaacaagctatgtgcatggagtcttacatgacatatttttcaaggagacgttgcatttaccaaatcatcaccatgtatcttattttgactgcattgtcaacagaaatgatgttgtaaactattatatacggtgattgtctatatgtagaaatcatcagatgtcgaaaacctttgatttaaatattcatttatggtgtgccttttcaaaagaatgcaatgtttacaaaacgtatcatatagaggtcaaatacctcgcaatgaaatcaatgaatgacgtgttcgtccatatggatttggagcgatcgtcacacaaataaatagagggacgatacttggttgatcgacagtgggtgcagcaatcACATGACAGGAGATAAGAAGCTATTTCAGAGTATCAACACCTCCGTAAAGTCCCGTGTCAAGTTAGGGAAGGGAGAACTCGTGGATACTAAAGGCAAAGGTACTAttactgttcaaactaataacgtcactcgatctatcaatgacgttcttctagtaccaagcctagcaagtaacttgttaagtgttggtcaaatgatggagcacggatactctttactcttcgaagacaaatcatgcgttattcgtgacaagaaaaataactataaattaatagccgaagtgccaatggagaaccgcaactttccgcttcgttggcagtatatcagagacacagccatgaaagttcaagttgaagaatcatggctatggcatcgaagatttggccactttaactttcacgcactaaaaatcctccaacagaagaatatgatgagagacttgccgaacatagaagagatcaccgacacgtgtgaaagctgtatgatgggcaagcaacatcgaaaacctttccctcgtgacaaagcttggagagcgaaaggtatactggagctggtgcacaccgacgtttgtggaccaatgagaaccccgtcacttaaccaaaacaggtactttattctcttcatcgatgattattctagaatgacgtgggtttatttcatgcgtgaaaaatcagAAGTATTTACAATATTCAAGAAGTTCAAGAACTTCGTCGAAAAGAGtagtggccattatataaaaacgctaaggagtgatagaggaaaagaatacacctctacacagtttaacaaattctgtgaagacgaaggagttaaacgccaacttactgttggttacgcccctgagcaaaatggcgtctctgaacgcaaaaatagaactgtaatggaaatggccaaaacaatgatacatgaaaaaggccttccaaacagtttttgggctgaagctgtatacacggCTGTATATATATTAAACCGATGTCCAACGAAAGCCGTAGAAAACAAGACTCCAAttgaggcatggagtggaaggaaaccaTCAGCAAAACACTTACGAGTATTTGGATCTATCTGCTACATTCATATTccaaaggagaaacgtcacaaactccaagaaaaatcagagaaAGGAATATTCTTGGGCAATAGCACACAATCAAAAGGTTACCGAGTCTACAACTTGAAGACCAATAGCATCGTGATcagccgagacgtggagtttgacgaAGAAGCTTCTTGGAACTGGGAGAAAGACAAAGTTGAAAAGCAAACATATCTGCCGCGGATATCTATAGAAACTCCAGCTCAACATCCACTACAAACAGAGCATTCTGGTCATGAAAGCACAGGAGAAACGAGCCCTGCTACGCCAAGTTCTCCTTCGGCAACATTACCTTTAGCGCAAGAAGATTCAAGTCCGGAGTCAACACCGGGAAGAGTTAAAAAGTTAGCAGAGGTGTACGAGACTTGCAACTTCACAACTATAGAACccgaaagctatgaagttgcatcgaaagatgaaaagtgggtggctgctatgaacgaagaaatcagaatgattgagaaaaacaacacatgggagttagttgatcctccagaaGACAAAGAAATCATCGGAGTtaagtgggtttacaaaacaaagctcaaccctgatggatctatacaaaaacacaaagcaaggctagtagctaaaggctactcGCAACAACCAAGAGTCGACTACATCGAAACCTACGCACCTGTAGCACGACTGGATACTATACGAACACTTGTGGCActagcagctcaacgaaggtggaagattcaccaactagttgtgaaatcagcctttctaaatgggtttctcgaagaagaaatatatgtagagcaaccacaagggttcgTCCAGAAAGGAAAAGAAGATCAAGTCCTAAAGCTAAAGAAAGCCTTATATAGACTAAAACAAGCGCCACGCACATGGTACAGTCGTATTGacagctacttcacaagttcaggattcaggaggagtcaaagtgagcccacactctatatcaaaacccaaggtaactctgacactctcattatttccttgtatgttgatgatcttatatatacgggaaacaatgagagaatgatacaagagtttaaggaagacatgatgaaaacgttcgagatcagcgaccttggtttgatgcgctattttcttggcatcgaaatcagtcaagaaaaggaaggcatcttcatatgccaaaagaaatacacagaaaatctcctcaaaaagtttaaactatacggttgtaaaaccgtcgcgacgccactagttgccaatgagaagatgagacaagaagatggatcggagaaagcgGACGCTTCgagattcagaagtctcattggaagCCTACTTTATCTAACAGCAACACGACCTGACATAATGTACGCAACGAGTCTACTATCCAGGTACATGAAAAATCCTACTCAAATACATTatggagcttctaaaagaatattaagatacttgcaaggtaccatggactatggaatatggtacaagcccactatagattcgaagcttcatggatacactgacagtgattgggccggatcggtggatgacatgagaagtacttccggatacacattcacacttggatctggtgcattctcatggacatcaaagaaacaagaaacggtggcacaatcgTCAGCCGAAGCCGAGTACATCGCAGCCGctaactcagctaatcaagctaaaTGGCTAAGAAGAATACTTGAAGACATGGGCGCAAAACAAGATGAAGCTACTCAAATATTAtgcgacaacaagtctgcaattgCAATGGCAAAGAATCCTGTGTTTCATGGAAGAACAAAACACATTGATATCAAATATCACTTCTTACGAGAAGTCACCgccaagaaagatattgaattaaaatactgcaagaccgaagagcagattgcagatattttcactaaagcgtTGCCAAGACCCAAGTTCGAGCTCTTACGCAACATGCTGGGAGTAACGACGAaatacattaaggaggagtgttaaaagTTAATGTATTTCTAGATAATTCTAGAATTAATTAGTGAGTAAGATATTTATTAGTAGATATTTAAGAAGATAATAGCTAGAAGTTTGTAGATGTTTAGCtagtcaaaaatatcaagaaaatgctAGAAGCCTCCATTGAAGCCTATAAATAGACTTGATGTCTTCCAAATTTGATGCACCAAAAACTCAAGTAATAAAAAGCTTTCATTTCTAAATCTAAGTATTCAACTTGTAATACTTCAAAACATCCCCTCACTTACAACAACAAGTCAACTAATCAATTAAAACCAATACATTATTTTATCACATTAAACTAATCTAAAACAACTACATTCTAACAGTTACATACACCCTAACTAAAAATAAATCTGGCAAGCTACAAATTCCAGGTGTTGACTTTGTAACTGCAAAGTCAAATAGTTGGCCCAATTATGTTAACAACAAGAAAATTAATACATACAGATATCCATCAATTAAAAAGAAGATTTCCTAACTCCCAAATCATTTGATGAAATCAAAACTCCCGGGAAATAAATTTAATTCACCACCTATAAATTGCCATGTTCACTCAAAACTGAATTATCCAAGAACCTCCCATTTttagtcaaattttttttttttttttttttttttttttttcaagatatGGCAAAGAAACCAAGTTTGGGTCGCCAAAAGATCAAGATCGCAAAAATCCAAATAAAAAATCATCTTCAAGTGACTTTCTCCAAACGAAGATCAGGGCTATTCAAGAAAGCTAGTGAGCTTTGCACATTATGTGGGGTCGAAATCGCTATCGTTGTATTCTCTCCTGCTGGTAAAGTTTTTTCATTTGGTCATCCTAAAGTCGAGTCAATTGTTGACAGGTTTTTAACCCGAAACCCAAATCGTAACACAACAAATTTACATCTCGTTGAGGCACATAGATTAGCTAGTATTCCGGAACTAAACATGCAGTTAACGCACATTCTTAACGAGTTAGAAACAGAGAAGAAAAAAAGTGAGACGTTAGACGAAATGAGAAAGGCGAGCCGAAGTCAGTTTTGGTGGGAAGCACCAATTGAAGAGTTGAATTTGCATGAGCTTGAACAATTAAAGGACTCAATGGATGAACTTAAGAAGACTATTTCTACACAAGCAAATAAACTTTTGGCTGAAAATTCTAATAGTATGTCGCTAttcggtattaataataatattagaggtGATGTTGATCACTATGAGATGAAACCTGCTACAGTTATACCAGCATCTTCTGGTTTTACTCATACCCATAGCTATGGGTATGGCCATGGTTTGTTTTAAAGTCCATTCCATTTAGTTTCTTGATGTCATGGGAATTTTGGTTGCTAGTATCTCACTAGCAATTTTGTTCTTttctaatttattaataattatgtaagGATGTAATGGTAAAAGTTGAATGTTAAAAGAAGTCTAAAAATTAATATTGGAGTTTCAGAATTTAATTGCCTTTACATGTGATTTAATGTATATACTATATAGGTTACAAAGCTGGTTAAAAGTTAATACAGTGATTGAATGTTATTAACTTAGTAATTTAGGGATGACAAATGGattggatatggatcgggtgatgtcaTATTCACATCTatattcatttaatttttgttcatccatattcgTATCCATATCTGTTTAGTTTTATTTCTTCGATCAATATCCAATGAATTAAGCTGATTAATAGATATCCACTGAATATTCAATAAAAAATAATTTAACGACGATTTTGGAAATCAAATACAAAATATAACAATGTATAATCTTTATGTTTATGGTTTGTaacaatatatattataaaatacgcTACAATATAAGTAAATACATGTTTAATCTAATTTAAATGTGTAACGTCTAATATTATTAGTAACagtttaataattataacttttATAACCCTTATTTTtgctattaattaaaaaaaaaaaaaactatagtttatatgtatatgtatatcgatatataaatgtatatgtagtgacccgaacttttccatgtttatatatattaattgagattgatatttacatgattaaatgtttccaacatgttaagcaatcaaacttgttaagacttgattaattgaaatatgtttcatatagacaattgaccacccaagttgaccggtgattcacgaacgttaaaacttgtaaaaactatatgatgacatatatatggatatatatatagttaacatgatactatgataagtaaacatatcattaagtatattaacaatgaactacatatgtaaaaacaagactactaacttaatgatttttaaacgagacatatatgtaacgattatcgttgtaaagacatttaatgtatatatatcatattaagagatattcatacatgataatatcatgataatataataatttaaaatctcatttgatattataaacattgggttaacaacatttaacaagatcgttaacctaaaggtttcaaaacaacacttacatgtaccgactaacgatgacttaacgactcagttaaaatgtatatatatgtagtgttttaatatgtatttatacacttttgaaagacttcaatacacttataaaaatacttctacttaacaaaaatgcttacaattacatcctcgttcagtttcatcaacaattctactcgtatgcacccgtattcgtactcgtacaatacacagcttttagatgtatgtactattggtatatacactccaatgatcagctcttagcagcccatgtgagtcacctaacatatgtgggaaccatcatttggcaactagcatgaaatatctcataaaattacaaaaatatgagtaatcattcatgacttatttacatgaaaacaaaattacatatcctttatatctaatccatacaccaacgaccaaaaacacctacaaacactttcattcttcaattttcttcatctaattgatctctctcaagttctatcttcaagttctaagtgttcttcataaattctaaaagttctagtttcataaaatcaagaatactttcaagtttgctagctcacttccaatcttgtaaggtgatcatccaacctcaagaaatctttgtttcttacagtaggttatcattctaatacaaggtaataatcatattcaaactttggttcaatttctataactataacaatcttatttcaagtgatgatcttacttgaacttgttttcgtgtcatgattctgcttcaagaacttcgagccatccaaggatccattgaagctagatccatttttctcttttccagtaggtttatccaaggaaattaaggtagtaatgatgttcataacatcattcgattcatacatataaagctatcttattcgaaggtttaaacttgtaatcactagaacatagtttagttaattctaaacttgttcgcaaacaaaagttaatccttctaacttgacttttaaaatcaactaaacacatgttctatatctatatgatatgctaacttaatgatttaaaacctggaaacacgaaaaacaccgtaaaaccggatttacgccgtcgtagtaacaccgcgggctgttttgggttagttaattaaaaactatgataaactttgatttaaaagttattattctgagaaaatgatttttattatgaacatgaaactatatccaaaaattatggttaaactcaaagtggaagtatgttttctaaaatggtcatctagacgtcgttctttcgactgaaatgactacctttacaaaaacgacttgtaacttatttttccgactataaacctatactttttctgtttagattcataaaatagagttcaatataaaaccatagcaattttattcactcaaaacggatttaaaatgaagaagttatgggtaaaacaagattggataatttttctcattttagctacgtgaaaattggtaacaaatctattccaaccataacttaatcaacttgtattgtatattatgtaatcttgagataccatagacacgtatacaatgtttcgacctatcatgtcgacacatctatatatatttcggaacaaccatagacactctatatgtgaatgttggagttagctatacagggttgaggttgattccaaaatatatatagtttgagttgtgatcaatactgagatacgtatacactgggtcgtggattgattcaagataatatttatcgatttatttctgtacatctaactgtggacaactagttgtaggttactaacgaggacagctgacttaataaacttaaaacatcaaaatatattaaaagtgttgtaaatatattttgaacatactttgatatatatgtatatattgttataggttcgtgaatcaaccagtggccaagtcttacttcccgacgaagtaaaaatctgtgaatgtgagttatagtcccacttttaaaatctaatatttttgggatgagaatacatgcaggttttataaatgatttacaaaatagacacaagtacgtgaaactacattctatggttgaattatcgaaatcgaatatgcccctttttattaagtctggtaatctaagaattagggaacagacaccctaattgacgcgaatcctaaagctagatctattgggcctaacaaaccccatccaaagtaccggatgctttagtacttcgaaatttatatcatatccgaagggtgtcccggaatgatggggatattcttatatatgcatcttgttattgtcggttaccaggtgttcaccatatgaatgatttttttatctctatgtatgggatgtgtattgaaatatgaaatcttgtggtctattgttacgatttgatatatataggttaaacctataactcaccaacatttttgttgacgtttaaagcatgtttattctcaggtgaatattaagagcttccgctgttgcatactaaaataaggacaagatttggagtccatgtttgtatgatattgtgtaaaaactgcattcaagaaactgatttcgatgtaacatatttgtattgtaaaccattatgtaatggtcgtgtgtaaacaggatattttagattatcattatttgataatctacgtaaagctttttaaacctttatttatgaaataaaggttatggtttgttttaaaaatgaatgcagtctttgaaaaacgtctcatatagaggtcaaaacctcgcaacgaaatcaattaatatggaacgtttttaatcaataagaacgggacatttcagtatatgcCTGTATTTTAGTACGTATATATGCATGTATAGATGTATTTCGGttgataatggatatatccatgattGCCATATTGTCATCTATATCCGATCCACaaaatatttagatcatccatatcaatTTATCGTACATTTAGGTCATTCATATCCATTATAAATGAATCGGATCGAATAGATATTCATAGATGAAACACCAATTGTCATTCCTAGTTACTTTGGTTGCAGGTGTCTCCAATACATGTGCATATTGTGCTACTACACATAGTCCAATATATTAGAGGATTCAAAATTTTGGAATGCTTATACAATTTCCTTTTATTTATATACCGTGATAAATATTATTGATACACgtttttaattgtaattagatTAGATAGTTAACATATCATATCATGAGTTTAGACAGATCTATTGAAAATTTTATGTTAATAAGGCCTCACTTTTAAATATTGAACACGGCCGGCCTTCTAAACTACTGAAACGGCTATGGTTGCATATAGTCTATTAGTTTGTAAAACCGTGATTTGCATTATGGTATACATCAGTATTTATATACAAGCTAGGAATTATCTAGAATTATATGCCTAATAACCAATCCTCTTATTTTGGGAAATGGTTGTACAATATCTTTACTATGTTTATCTAATTATGTGATCAATACAAATCAGTCTATATATGGAGTAGATATACATCGGTTAATACTCCCCCGCAGTCGAAGACTGAGTAGAACGAATGCCGAGACTGGAACGAAAATCTTCAAATAACAGACGCGGTAAACCTTTAGTGAAGATGTCCGCGATTTGATACCGAGTAGGAACATGAAGTATACGAACGTCTCCTCTAGCAACCTTTTCACGGACAAAATGTATGTCAAGTTCGATATGCTTCGTTCTTTGATGTTGAACAGGATTCCCGGCCAAATAAATAGCACTTATATTGTCACAAAAAACCAAGGTAGCTTTGTTAATGGGACAATGTAACTCGAGAAGAAGGTTACGCAACCAACATGATTCGGCCACTACATTAGCAACACCCCGGTATTCAGCCTCCGCGCTAGAACGAGATAGAGTTGCCTGACGTTTTGAAGACCAGGAAATAAGATTATCACCATAATAAACACAATACCCGGAGGTGGAATGACATGTGTCGGGACAACCAGCCCAATCCGCATCGGTAAAAGCAACAAGCGAAGGTGTCCGTGATTTGGTAATGTGTAAACCAAGAGTCGGGGTACCTTGTAAATAACGAACGATACGTTTGAGGGCAAACATGTGAATATCTTTTGGATCATGCATGtgcaaacaaacttgttggactgcGTAGGAGATATTCGGACGGGTGAAAGTCAAATATTGCAAAGCACCCGCTAGACTTCGGTATTTCGTGGGGTTTAAGTAGAGCTTCCCTGATTTCGAACTTGTTTTACCACATGTATCGACCGGAGTTGCAACAGGATTACAATTGGATAATCCTGCACGTGAGATAATATCCTTCGTATAAGCATGTTGGTCAAGAAAAAGACCCGTATTCGAACGTGTAACCGAGATGCCCAAAAAAGAATGTAACGGCCCCAAATCTTTCATAGCAAATTCATGAGAAAACATGGTCATAAGGCGGTGACGTAGGCTGTCAttagaagtaaccaacacaatatCATCGACGTAAAGTAAAAGATAAGCCATGTCGATACCTTGATGAAGAATAAAGAGTGAATGATTACATTTACTATGTTGAAAACCAATTGTAGAGGCGAAATCGGCAAACCTTTGATACCATGCGCGGGGCGCTTGCTTTAAACCATAAAGAGAACGTTTTAACAAGCATACATGATTCGGGTAATTGGGGTCCTGAAAACCCGGTGGTTGATACATATATACCGTCTCATTAAGATTACCATGTAAGAATGCATTTTTAACATCAAGTTGGCGGATTTGCCAACCTTTCGTAACGGCTATACTAAGTACCATGCGAATGGTAGCGGGTTTGACGACGGGACTGAAAGTTTCAAAACAATCAACCCCGGGTTGTTGAGAACGTCCATCACCTACTAAGCGAGCTTTATACCGCTCAAAAGTTCCATCAGATTTTATTTTATGTCGGAAAATCCACATTGATCTAATTACCTGCATGTTAGATAAACGGGGTACAAGAACCCATGTATTATTATCAACTAAGGCCTTATATTCGTCGGTCATGGCACGGTTCCAATTAGGGTCAGCGAGAGCATCTTTGGGGTTAGTCGGGATAGGTGAAGGAGTAGTGGTGACGGAAAGATTGAAAGGAACCTTTGGTTTAAAGATGCCGGACATACCACGAGTTTGGATAGTTCGTATAGGTGGAGGAGGAGGAGATACATGGGTAGATGTAGTAGTAGGAGGAGACTGATGGGATTGTGgattagaaaaggatggactcttaaacttatatgttgtacatgttgtaggactatacgatttattaattctgtcatggtatcagagcttaggtggaCGGTTTGTTCTAcagcgagtccgagtcaggcccccatGAGTGTGCTgccgtcgctacaaagagattgagtcaggccttcttcttgccgccatctctacaaccgttccacgcctcgatgtgagggggcgtgttgggaagttatcccacatcggtcatggacaaaaacaaatgtatgcatataagtcaaagaACAGGTAAGTGGTTTGGGCTTGTGTGGGTAGGCGTATTGGATTCAACAGAAGGGGTGGTGGGAGTATCGATATTAGGAGAGAAAAGTGGAGTGTTGGAAATATGGGGACAAGTATCATCAGTGAAACAATGATACGAATTTTTGGTATAGACATTGGGTTGAGCAAAAGGAAAAATGGTTTCATCAAAGATGACGTGACGCGAAATAATTATTTTATGAGTGCACAAATCGTAGCATTTATAACCACGATGATTGGATGGATATCCTAAGAAAACACAAGGAGTAGAACGAGAttctaatttatttattttaatagatGGTAGGAGTGGGTAACATAGACAACCAAAGACTCGAAGATGATCATAAGACGGAAGACGGTTGTAAAGTTTTTTGAGTGGGGGAGATGTGGTTTAGTGTTTTGCTGGGAAGAATGTTAAGAAGATAAGTGGCCATAGAAAGAGCGTGGTGCCAAAATTCAGGAGGCACGTTAGGAATGAGCAAGTAGTGTGCGCATAATATTATTGATGGCTCGTATTTTTCGTTCCGCTTTGCCATTTTGAGAGGATGTATACGGACAAGAGAAACGAAAGCGCATTCCTTGTTGTACACAAAAGTTATGAAATTGGGTGTTATTATACTCCGTACCATTGTCACATTGTAaatgtttgattttgatttggaaTTGGGTATGTATTAATG
This genomic interval carries:
- the LOC139895936 gene encoding agamous-like MADS-box protein AGL61, yielding MAKKPSLGRQKIKIAKIQIKNHLQVTFSKRRSGLFKKASELCTLCGVEIAIVVFSPAGKVFSFGHPKVESIVDRFLTRNPNRNTTNLHLVEAHRLASIPELNMQLTHILNELETEKKKSETLDEMRKASRSQFWWEAPIEELNLHELEQLKDSMDELKKTISTQANKLLAENSNSMSLFGINNNIRGDVDHYEMKPATVIPASSGFTHTHSYGYGHGLF